TTTTATAAAAAATAGTCCTTAGGATGTACAAAAGTGCTCCCAGCCATGTAGCATTAAGCGTCCAGTAACTAACTTGTAAGGGCGTCGGGTTTATGGAAAAGTGGCAAGAAGAGTTTTGGGACATGATAGAAATAGTGACTGATGAAGTCGAACGCTTCTTCGTGGGCATGACGGAGATGGTAGACACCTTTTTTGAGTTTACAGAAGAGATTAGCGACCAAGTACAAAATACTATAGCCACCGAGTTAGATCAGTATTTACAAGAACTGGCTGATCCGATTTTGGAAATTTACAGCGAACTGGAAGACATTGTTACAGATGATATTGATCTGGGTTTTCCTTATCCTGTTGAAGCCTGTCAAGAAAAAAATCCCGCTTGCATTGGTTGTCGTCATTACCACGGTCAAGTGTATAGTGGAAATTTGTTAGTTTGCGGTATGCATCCCCACGGTTGGGAAGATGAGAATTGTCCAGACTGGGAACAAGAAGAGTTATGATTAGTTAGTCAATAGTCCAAAGTCCAAAAGAATTTTTGACTGTTGAGTGTTGAGTGTTGATTTTTGACTGTTGACTATGGAAATCAAATATGGAGAACGCAACATTGCGGAAGGGCAACTAATCACATTTCCCAATCCGCGTGTTGGCAGACGATACAATATTGACATTACTCTGCCAGAATTTACGTGTAAATGCCCGTTTTCTGGCTATCCTGACTTTGCCACGATTCACGTTAGCTACATCCCTAATGAACGAGTCGTGGAATTGAAGGCGCTAAAACTTTATATTAATAGCTATCGCGATCGCTATATTTCCCACGAAGAAACTGCCAATCAAATCCTAGACGATTTTGTTGCTGCCTGTGATCCAACGGATGTCACTGTTAAGGCAGATTTCACACCTCGTGGTAATGTGCATACGGTGGTTGAAGTGCGACATCAGAAGAACGCGTAGAAATCTGATAGCGCTGCCCTGGTTACAAATTTTTTATTCAGATATCCTATTCGTCATGTCTTAATGTTCAATCTGCAATTTCTGGACGAATATGAGGAAGATGATGAGGTGATACTGGCTGCGAAGCCGTCAGTCGGAGGCTCAGATCTTACACCTCCGGCTGAGTACGCCCAGAACTCAAGTTCGTGGCTCATAAACACGCGTCCGTTAAAACGGAACGGCACATGCTTCTCCCAAGGGGAGACGCAATCATGCGAACAAGTCGGGAAACCCGGACGCCCTAGTGGGAACGGCCACGCCTTACGGCTATCGGGTATGCCTGCGGCACGCCAAGGGCGAACGCAGTCGCCTAGGTCGGGAGACCCTCCAAAGAGCGCTGTCTCACCAGATACCTAGGTCGGGAAACCCCTTCGGGTGTGCGCAGAGCGCACGCCTTACGGCGAACGCCCTAGTGGGAACGGCCACGCCTTACGGTGAGTCCAGCGCTGCGGGAGGGTCTCCCTCCGCAGGCGACTGGCGAACCCGGAGGGCTATCGGGAACGCCCGTCGCCTGACGCCACATTCTACCCTGCCCGAAGGCGTTCCGCCTACAACGGGGGGAACCCTCCGCAGTCGCCACAACGGTCAAAGCTCGTCGCTTGGGTTGCTTCCCCCGACAGACTTTGGGGGAACCCCAACGCCAGATCCCTACGGAGGGAAACCCTCCTACAGGACTGGCTCCCTCCGGGTTCACCAGTCGCCTACGGCGGGAAACCCTCTCCGAAGTTGCCACAACGCGGGGAACCCGCGCAAGGCACAACTCTTGGCAGCGCTGGATTCACCGCAAGGCGCTGCTCTCCGCACAGAAGTGGCACATGAGGGAAACCCTCCCGCAGCGCTGGACTCACCAGATGCCTGCGGAGGGAGACCCTCCCGCAGCCGGTTGTCGTCACCTCCTGCAGTACTGGCTCCCCAACGCAGTGCCTCCTGAAAAACTAACAAGAGTCCGTTTTAACGGACTTGGACTTTGAGCCAAGAAATTTATTTCTTGGCGGGCAAAAAATATGGTGCAAGATCTGACTCAAGGTGTATTAGGTTGCAGGTAATTCTTTGTATCCGATACGCTTCAATTTATTCCCCTGCAATATATATGTTTGAGCAACTTTCAACCTTGGACAACACAAGCCATCCTTTGGACCTTGAGTCAACATAACGATTTTTATTTTTCCTGCACTAATAGAGATATTCTTGATTACCACCCGGTCTCCAAGAGACTCAGAAGCAACGTTCTTTGGGCTACCTTTATCATTGATGATTACTGCTAAGTACTCAAAAATTCCTGAACCACCGCCGTTCATTGTCAAAAGGGTAACAGCATCTTTTATACCATCATTATTCAAATCACCAAAAGTGATGGTCTTTCCCCCCCATATACGTACTTTCTGCTCCTGATTTCTAAAAAAACCATTAATTAGTTTGAAAGAGCCGTACTCGGAAATATGGTACTCAGCATTTGAAAGTGTTTCTTTAGTTAGGGATGTTTTACTGACTTTCTGCGTGCTTGTTTCTAGAGTACTTGCACTTGCTAAAGAGTTTGGTATTGCAGGTTGTTCTGTTACTCGTAGTGCAGTAAAAATAAGACCAAAAGGGATTATGAAAAAAATGAATTTGTGTTTTGTGATCATTTTTTTGAAATGATATGAACAGCATTAAAGTAAAACTATATGATGGCTCAGAAGTTCTTTAGGTCTGAGAAAAGTCTCAAATAAAAAAAGCTTAGATTCCCGACAACTTCTGCGAAGTCGGGAATCTTGTTGTTGACGAATGATTTAGGATTGGTATGGTATCAGGCAGAAGCCGCACGCTATACAACGTGCACGACTTCTACACCATCACTAATTTCACGATATGTGAATTAACTCAACCTACAGCTTAAACAAAGGTGAAGTCTCCTCTGGAGAAGCTCACGCTAGTGTTATTTAGTACGACGCCAATTAAATCATTGCCGTAGAAAATCCGTGTATCTGGTGTTGTGCTATTCAAATCCCCTTCCCAGTTTTTAGATTGACTCAAGGTGTATTGACTGGAACTACCGCGAAGTTGAATGGTATCTCCAAACTCGAAATCTCCAATTACGGCGTAGCCTGTACCTCTGTAGTAAACACCGGTGGTTCTATCACCTAAAATGAAAGTATCTTTGTTTATATCCCCGCCAGTACCACCATACAAGTAGTCAATGTCTGTGCCACTACCATAACCATTCAAGGTATCATTGCCGTAGCCAGCATATAAAGTGTCATTGCCAGCACCACCATACAAGATGTCATTGCCGTAGTCACCATACAGTACGTCTTTGCCGTCGCCACCAGACAAGATGTCATCATAGCCCCTACCAGCTATTGTGTCATTACCAGAGCCTCCGTAGATGGTATTTTTGACATAATAACCTCCTCCAAGAACATCGTCGCCACCATTACCGTAGGCAGTCCAATTGCTAGAACCATTGTACTGAATGTTATCATTGCCATTAGTACCGTTGTAAGGGTTTGTAGTCACGTCAGCCATGTGAAATTACTCCGATTTTCAAGTTATTTTCTAAGGTAAAAAATGGCTTTTGCGACGTGATTAACTACTGAAAACCATCTCGCTGCAATAAACCATTCTTTACCTTCATTGCGCTTAATGAGATGCGCTTCTTGTATTAGCGAAAATGTTATTAAAAGTCAGCAAAACAAGTAAGTCAATACCACAAAGCTACCTGCTTATAGTAAAGACTAAGCGGACATCAAATCAGTTATCAGTTATCAGTTATCAGTTATCAGGCGTATGGCGGGGGACGCGCGACCCAAGGATTTAACTGATAACTGTTTACTGTTTACTGTTCACTGTTAAATAACCTGTTTTCGCTATCAAAATCAATCTGAATCTTTGCTTGCAAAGCCATACTCTCAGATCTGCTAAGTAATGTCAGTGCGAAAAAGTCGGACAGAATTGGAAGAAAGTCGGAAAAAGTCGGATATCTACTGACTTTCCCGTAAAATGCTGGTGGAAGTATTCTGTAACCACTTGAAATCATGAATATTGAGGAAGCGCTGGCTGTTGCAGACGCTGCCATATTTGCTTATACGGGTAAACATTTGAGGGATCAGGAAAAATCAATACTGTCAGCTTCTTGGGAAGGTCAAACGTATGAGCAGATGGCACAGAAGTTTTCATGGTCTGAGAAAACTCTCAAAGATGCAGGTTCTAGTTTATGGAAATCCCTATCAAAGGCGCTAGGGGAAAAAGTCACTAAAAAAAACTTTAAAGCAGCTTTGGAACGTCGGCGAATAGAGAACACCTCAGCGCAGCAATCAAGAGATAACCAAGACTGGGGAACAGCACCAGATGTTTCAGTGTTCTTTGGACGTGAAGAAGAACTGCAACTTCTTGAGCAATGGATTCTCAAAGACCGCTGCCGACTGGTTGGTATTATTGGTTTTGGTGGGATTGGTAAAACTAAACTGTCCGTTTGCTTGGGTAAAGGTGGTATTGGCAAGACGGACCTATTCTTAAAGTTAGCTCGCAGCATTGGGCATGAGTTTACTTATTTTATCTGGCGCTCTTTACTTAACGCTCCACCCCTGACAACTATCCTCACTGACTGGATTAAGTTTTTGTCTAACCACCAAGAAACTCGTTTACCTGAGACTGTGGATGAGCAACTGAGATTGGTGTTGCAGTATCTGCAATCGGAACGTTGTCTGCTGATACTTGATAATATGGAAACTGTGCTGCAAGGTGGGGTTAGCGCGGGACAGTATCGCCAAGGTTATGAAGAGTATGGTCAACTGCTGAAGGCGATCGCACAAGTTCCCCATCAAAGCTGTTTATTGCTCACTAGCCGCGAGAAGCCAAAAGAATTAGATCGTAGTCCCTATTCTGTGCAGGTTCTGGAACTGGGGGGTCTAAATTATGCACAAGGACGCAAGATTTTTGCCCAAATTGGCTCTTTTGAGGGTTCTGATGAACAATGGCAGGAATTGATTGCTTTTTATAATGGTAATCCTCTGGTTCTTGAACTCGCAGCGCGGCATATCCAAGAAGTTTTCTTCGGTAATATCTCTGATTTCTTGCGGGAAGGTAAACAAGTCTTTGAAGATTTGCACGACTTACTGGACTGGCATTTTGAACGACTCTGTGAGCAAGAAAGGGAAATCACTTACTGGTTTGCGATTAACCGGGAAGCTGTATCAATTGTCGATTTACGTCATGATATCCTAACTTCTTCCAGGCAAAAATGCCTTCCATCCACACTACAATCCTTACAACGCAGATTACCAGTTGAAAAAAACGAACAAGCCTCTGCCTTTACTTTACAGCCTGTTCTCATTGAGTACATAACCGAGCGATTGATTGAACAAATCACTCAAGAGATTTCCACGGGCAATGTTTCTTTGTTTAACACTCACGCAATTATCAAAGCCTCAGCCAAAGATTATGTACGCAAAAGTCAAGAAGTTCTCATCCTTCATCCCCTT
This portion of the Brasilonema sennae CENA114 genome encodes:
- the queF gene encoding preQ(1) synthase, with product MEIKYGERNIAEGQLITFPNPRVGRRYNIDITLPEFTCKCPFSGYPDFATIHVSYIPNERVVELKALKLYINSYRDRYISHEETANQILDDFVAACDPTDVTVKADFTPRGNVHTVVEVRHQKNA
- a CDS encoding calcium-binding protein; the protein is MADVTTNPYNGTNGNDNIQYNGSSNWTAYGNGGDDVLGGGYYVKNTIYGGSGNDTIAGRGYDDILSGGDGKDVLYGDYGNDILYGGAGNDTLYAGYGNDTLNGYGSGTDIDYLYGGTGGDINKDTFILGDRTTGVYYRGTGYAVIGDFEFGDTIQLRGSSSQYTLSQSKNWEGDLNSTTPDTRIFYGNDLIGVVLNNTSVSFSRGDFTFV